A single window of Ictalurus furcatus strain D&B chromosome 3, Billie_1.0, whole genome shotgun sequence DNA harbors:
- the ap3m1 gene encoding AP-3 complex subunit mu-1 has protein sequence MIHSLFLINSTGDIFLEKHWKSVISRSICDYFFEAREKAGEPDNVPPVLCTPHHYLINIYREKIFFVSVIQTEVPPLFVIEFLHRVAETFQDYFGECSEVTIKDNVVIVYELLEEMLDNGFPLATESNILKELIKPPNILRSVVNSITGSSNVGETLPTGQLSTIPWRRAAVKYTNNEAYFDVVEEVDAILDKSGTTVFAEIQGVIDACVKLSGMPDLTLSFMNPRLLDDVSFHPCVRFKRWESERVLSFIPPDGNFRLISYHVTAQNLVAIPVYVRQNISFFETGSSGRLDITVGPKQTMGKTVECVGVTIHMPKVVLSANLTATQGTYTYDPVTKILVWDIGKLNQQKLPNLKGSLSLQLGAPKPEENPSLNIQFKIQQLAISGLKVNRLDMYGEKYKPFKGVKYLTKAGKFQVRT, from the exons ATGATTCACAGCTTGTTCCTGATTAACAGCACTGGCGACATATTCCTGGAAAAACACTGGAAGAGTGTGATAAGCCGCTCTATCTGTGATTACTTTTTCGAGGCTCGGGAGAAGGCAGGCGAACCGGATAACGTGCCTCCTGTGCTCTGCACGCCTCATCACTACCTCATTAATATATACCGTGAGAAAATCTTTTTTGTTTCCGTCATCCAGACTGAAGTACCCCCGCTCTTTGTTATCGAATTTCTTCATCGTGTGGCCGAGACATTTCAG GATTATTTCGGTGAATGCTCAGAAGTTACTATTAAGGACAATGTTGTAATCGTGTATGAGCTCCTTGAAGAAATGCTGGATAATGGCTTCCCTCTGGCCACGGAGTCCAACATCCTGAAAGAACTTATTAAACCTCCCAACATTTTGCGCTCTGTGGTCAACAGCATCACAG GCAGTAGTAATGTTGGTGAGACTCTGCCTACTGGACAACTCTCCACCATCCCATGGAGGAGGGCCGCTGTAAAATACACTAACAACGAGGCCTATTTTGATGTGGTGGAAGAAGTTGATGCCATCCTAGATAAATCCG GCACAACAGTGTTTGCAGAAATCCAGGGAGTGATTGATGCTTGTGTGAAACTCTCAGGAATGCCGGATCTTACACTTTCATTTATG AACCCCAGACTCCTGGACGATGTGAGCTTCCACCCGTGTGTCCGCTTCAAGAGATGGGAGTCTGAGAGAGTTCTCTCTTTCATCCCCCCTGACGGAAACTTCCGACTTATCTCTTATCACGTGACTGCACAAAA ttTGGTAGCAATCCCGGTATATGTGAGGCAAAATATCAGTTTCTTTGAGACTGGATCCTCCGGGAGGCTGGACATCACAGTGGGTCCTAAGCAGACCATGGGGAAGACTGTTGAGTGTGTAGGAGTCACAATACACATGCCGAAAGTGGTGCTCAGTGCCAATCTCACAGCAACTCAGGGCACGTACACCTACGACCCAGTCACCAAG ATTTTGGTGTGGGACATCGGCAAACTGAACCAACAAAAACTGCCAAATTTAAAAGGAAGTCTGAGCTTGCAGTTAGGAGCTCCGAAACCAGAGGAAAACCCCAGCCTGAACATTCAGTTCAAGATTCAACAGTTAGCTATCTCAG GACTGAAAGTGAATCGACTGGACATGTATGGAGAGAAATACAAACCATTTAAAGGGGTTAAATATCTAACCAAAGCTGGAAAGTTCCAGGTCAGAACTTGA